Below is a window of Tsuneonella deserti DNA.
CTCCCCTTCGCGAAAGACATAGCCCATCCCGCTTGTCCGGGGGGAGAAATTTACCTCAGCAGCACCAGCTCTTCGGCCATGGTGGGATGGATAGCCACGGTGTCGTCGAATTGCTCCTTGGTCAGTCCGGCCTTCACCGCCACCGCGGCGGCCTGCATGATCTCGGGCGCTTCGGGCCCGATCATGTGGAGGCCGAGGATCTTGCCCGTCCCCTCGGCGCAGATCATCTTGTAGAGCGAGCGCTCGTTGCGACCGGCGAGCACGTTCTTCATCGGCCGGAAGTCGCTCTCGTATACCTTGACGACACCGTACTTGTTGCGCGCCTCTCCCTCCGTCATCCCCACCGCTGCGAGCGGCGGATGGCTGAACACCGCGCTCGGAATGGCTTCGTAATCGACGGTGCGGGGATTGTTGCCGAAGACGGTGTCGGCAAACGCCTGGCCTTCGCGGATGGCTACGGGGGTAAGCTGCACGCGATCGGTTACATCGCCCACGGCATAGATATGCGGGACATTCGTGCGGCTGAATTCATTGACCTTGACCGCGCCTCGCTCGCCAAGCTCGACCCCGGCGTTCTCCAGGCCCAGCCCGTCGGTGTTCGGCACACGCCCGGTGGCGAAGAGGACGCAGTCCACCTCGAGATCCTCGTGATTGGTCATCGATACGCTGAGGCTGCCGTCCGGGTTCTGCGCGATACCGCGAAAAGAGGCGTTGAACCGGAAGTCGATGCCCTTCGCCAGGCTGATCTGCAGCAGCCGGTCGCGCAGGGATTCGTCGTAGCCGCGCAGCAATTGATCCGACCGGTTCATGATCGTGACCTTGCTGCCGAACTCGTTGAAGATGCCGGCGAACTCGTTCGCAATGTAGCCGCCGCCAGCGATCAGGATGCGCGGCGGCAGGGCATCGAGGTGGAACGCGTCGTTGCTGGTTACGCCCAGCTCATGGCCCGGGCAGTCCGGGACGTGGGGTCTCGCTCCAGTCGCCACGAGGATATACCTGGCCGTCACCGTGCGACCGCCGCCGAGCCTCACCTCGTGCGCTCCGATCAGTGTGGCGCGGTCGAGAATGATATCGACATCGTGGTTTTCAAGCGTGTTCGTATAGAGGCCGTTGAGCCGGTTCACGTCGCGCAGAACGTTGTCGCGCAGGACGGACCAGTCGAACTTCGGGTTTTCTATGGTCCACCCGAAGTTGGTTGCGTCCACCAGGTCTTCGGCGAAGTGCGCGCCATAGACGAGCATCTTCTTGGGCACGCATCCGCGAATGACGCAGGTTCCGCCGACGCGATGCTCTTCGGCTACCGCCACCTTCGCGCCATGGCTTGCCGCCACCCGGCTTGCCCGGACGCCGCCAGAGCCGGCACCGATGACAAACAAGTCGTAGTCGTAAGTGGGCTCACTGGCCATGCGCATCTCCTGTCAGTAGGCGCATATGGCCGGGGTGGCCGGGGATGCCAACTCCTGCGAGTTTGGATCACATGTCGAGGTCGTGGATCGCAGGATCCCAGAAAGTCGCGAGGGAGACCGCCGCGATGGTGACCGTGCGGGCAACGCCCGGATCCACGGGCGCCGAAAGCATCAGCGCAGGTCGGCCCGTGAGTTCGAGCGCACCGATCTCACGCCCATTCTGCTCAAAAACATATCCTACCGGCGTCAGACTCGGCATCGAGGTTCCGGCAATATGGTCGACCGAGCGGAATCGCACCATCTCCCCGCCCAGTGCAATTTCGCCGCGTCGTTCGTAGCGCGTGATCGCCGAGCCTCCGCCGACGACCTCCTGCAATTCAAACCGTGCCGGGATCGGGCGGCCCTCTGCCGTGAAATCGCAGCGATACGCCATCGGCTGCATGGTCACCTCGGCCAGCCCGAGATCGAGCGCATGTTCGCGCATGGCGCAGCGCGCTTCGATGGTGGAGCTGATCTGGGGCCCCGCGATAGTGAAATCGCTGTGGCCGCGACGCGCGATGGCTCCCCCGAACGACCATCGGTCGAGCGAGCGATCGAATGTGCCTCTGTACTCGCCGGCGGTGAAGTGCCCGCCCGGCATACCGCCGATCCCCGCTATCTCGGTGCGAGCTGACGCTTCTGCGAGCGACGCGGGAAGCCTCATTTGCGCCGGAGCGCATGCGCCGACGGCAATGAAAGAAAGAACGTGGAGAGCACGCGGCATCGCAGAAATCTTGACTAGCCCCGAAGAACAGAGCGGCGCGACCCGTAATGGTCAGGAAAACACAAAGTTACCTGAACAAGACCTGTCGCGCCCCTCCGGATTCGAAGATGCTGGATAACGAACCGCGCGATTAGCCGCGGGCGTGGCGCGGTCCGCTGCCGCCCTGCCCACCGCCACTGTTGCGACCGCCTCCGATCCGGCCACCGCCACTCTGGCCCTTGCCACGGAAGCGCCTCTGGCGGTTGGTCCCGCCGGACTGTCCTGCCTTCTCCCCCTGACGTTCGCCGCCGTGCTGTCCCTGCCGCGGACCGCGATCGTTGCGGCGATCGCCGAGCGGCTTGGCGTAGACCTTCTTCGGTGCGCTGCGCTGCTGCTGGCCGGGATTGCCCTTGGGACGCACGATCGGCGCGTCCTCGATGAAGGCGCGGAAGTTGTCGGGCAGCGGCAGGCGTTCGCAAGTGACGCCCGTCAGCTTCTGGATGTCGCGCAGGTAGGCCCGCTCATCCTCGGCACATAACGTCAGCGCAATGCCGTCGGCACCGGCGCGGGCGGTACGGCCGATCCGGTGGACGTACTGCTCGGGCACATTGGGCAGCTCGTAGTTGATCACGTGGCTCACACCCGAAACGTCGATCCCGCGCGCGGCGATGTCGGTCGCCACCAGCACCTTGACCCGGCCGGACTTGAAGTTCGCCAATGCGCGCTCGCGCTGCGGCTGGCTCTTGTTGCCATGAATTGCGTCGGCCTGGATGCCGGCCTGCGCCAGCTTTTTCACCACACGATCGGCACCGTGCTTCGTGCGGGTGAACACCAGCACCCGGTCCATATCTTCGGTCTTGGGATATCGTTTCTGCAGCATCAACTCGAGAAGCGCCTGCTTTTCGCTCTGGCTGACAAGGGTGACGTACTGATCGACGCGCTCCGCCGTGGTCGCCGCAGGCGCAACCGAGACGTGCGCCGGATTGCTGAGGTACTGCTTCGACAAGTCCTTGATCGAACCCGGCATCGTGGCGCTGAACAGCAATGTCTGGCGCTCTTTCGGCATCAACGCGACAAGCTTGCGCAGCGCGTGAATGAATCCGAGATCAAGCATCTGGTCGGCCTCGTCGAGGACGAGAATCTCCACGCCGTCGAGACGAACCGCCTTCTGGTCGACCAGATCGAGCAGCCGTCCGGGGGTGGCGACCAGGATATCGGTGCCCCGATGAAGCTTGTTGCGATCCTTGCCCACGGATGTGCCACCGACGATCACGTCGACCTTTAGGCCGGTGAAGCCACCGTAGTCCTCGGCACTCTTGGCGATCTGGCCGGCCAGTTCACGCGTAGGAGCGAGCACGAGCATGCGCGCCGACTTGAACGGGGTTTGCCGTCTGGCCTCGCGCAGGCGATCGATGCTGGGCAGCATGAACGCTGCGGTCTTCCCGGTTCCGGTCTGGGCGATACCGAGCAAGTCGCGCCCTTCCAGCACGAGCGGGATCGCCTGGGTCTGGATCGGCGTGGCGACGGTGTAGTTCTTCTGCTCCAGCGCCTGGAGGACGGGCTGCGACAGCCCGAGATTTTCGAATGACATGTTCGTATTCTTCTTCGCGTAAGCGGCAGCGCGCCGTGGGAATCCGGGAGCGGATTCCGCGCGTGCAGCGGGTGGTGGAGCCCGGAACGGACCCCGTTAACGACCCGCGTGAATTGGGAAGTCTGGATAATGAACCGAAGCGCGGCCGGGGCAGTTTGAGCACGATCGAAGTGACACTTCGATGGCAGCCCAGCCCGCCTGTTCACGCTGCAAGGCGCTTCGATGCGCCGGCAAATGGTCTGTCAGCCGCGAAAAGTCAAGCTCCGGCCCGCGAAATCGCGTCAGCCACTCGCCACCATCCGTCCGATGAGGTCGCCCAACTCGCGCTCGGAGAACGGCTTTGCGAGCCGCGGCACCTCCAGCGCAGTACCCTCCGGCAGATCCGCGTATCCGGTGATTATCGCGGAGCGGATCGCAGGCTGGACTATCTTCGCTTCGCGGATGAGGTCGGCGCCGTTCATCCCGGGCATCGCGAAGTCGGAGAGCAAGAGATCAAACTGCCGCTCGCGCAATGCAGCGAGTGCGTCGGCGCCGGAATACCTCTCCGTCACCTCGTGCCCCATGTCCTCGAGCATGGTGACGGTATTGAGAAGCACGATCGCATCGTCGTCCACGGCCAGTACCCGCAGCGGAGAAGCGCCTTCGGTTTCTGGTGTGTCCTCCTCGGGCTGGGCCAACGCGGGCGACTGCGCCGTGAGGAGCCAGATCGATGCGGTCGTGCCCTCACCGGGCGTGCTCTCGATGACCAGCCGTCCACCGCACTGCTCCGCCATTCCCTGGACCATCGAAAGGCCAAGGCCCGTTCCCTTCCCAACACCCTTGGTGGTGAAGAATGGTTCTGTCGCACGGGCAATCGTATCGGCGTCCATGCCCTCCCCGTGATCGATGACCTGGACCCGGACATATTGTTGCCCGTCGTCTTCCATCTCCGGGCAACCGATCTCCAGCTGGATGCTGCCCCCCGCCGGCATCGCATCGCGGGCATTGACGATGAGATTCGTGAGCGCGAGCTCGAACTGCGCGCGATCGGCCATGACTGGCGGGACCCGCCGCGCGAAGCACATTTCCAGGGCGATATTGGGACCAATGGTCGAACTGAGCAGCTCGACCGTCTCGCGCACGCTGCCCGGCAGGTCGACCGGCGCTATCTCGAGCTCCTGCTTCCGCGCAAACGACAGGAGTCGACTGGTAAGCGTCGCCCCCCTCCGCGCGCCTTGCATCGCGTTGTTCAGGAACGGCACCGCGTCATCGCCCTTTCGAAGCCTGCGGAGCGCAATCTCGATGCTGCCGCAAACGGCCGCCAGAATGTTATTGAAATCGTGCGCCACGCCACCTGTGAGCTGGCCGATCGCCTCCATCTTCTGGGACTGAAAGAATTGTTCCTGCGATCTGACAAGAGCTTCCTGGGCATTCTTCCGATCGGTCAGGTCACGCGTGATCTTCGTGAAGCCGATCAGCGCGCCCGCTTCGTCACGGATCGGATCGATGACCACGTGCGCCCAGAACCGCCGTCCGTCCTTGCGGACCCGCCAATCTTCGGCTTCAAACCGGCCTTCCGTTCGCGCGGTTTCCAGGGCTCGCTGGGGGACGCCCGCCTCTTGATCTTCTTCCGGATAAAAGCGCGAGAAATGCTGCCCGATGATTTCTTGGGCCGAGTAGCCCTTGAATCGCTCGGCGCCTGCGTTCCAGCTCGACACGTTGCCGCTCGGATCGAGCATGTAGATGGCGTAGTCGGTCACCTGCTGCACGAGCAGCCGGAACCGTTCCTCGCTTTCACGGAGCGCTTGTTCCGCTTCCCGTCGCTGCGACAGGTCTCGGGTAATCTTGGCGAAGCCCAGGTGGTGTCCTGATTCGTCCCGGATGGGCTCCACGACGACGTTGGCCCAGAAGCGAGTGCCATCCTTGCGCACGCGCCAGCCCTCGGCCTCGGAAATGCCCTCGGCAAGCGCCCGTCCAAGCGCCCGCTCGGGCAACCCTGCGACACGATCTTCATCGCTGTAGAAGACGGAGAAGTGCTGGCCGATGATCTCGTCGGCACGATAGCCCTTAAGCCGCTCAGCACCCGTATTCCAGCTGCTGACGATCCCTTGCTGATCGAGCATGTAGATCGCAAAATCGCTGACGCTCTGAAGAAGCAGATCGGCTCGATTATTGGTCAAATTCAATTCCGCCATCCGCTCAGCGCGATAGCCCCCCCTATGGCTAATCGGCGCTCAAACGGTTCATTTAGTCGATTGTTCCGGAAAGATTGCGCGAACGAAATCGTGTGTCAGGACAACTCGGCCGCCTCGATAAGCGAGCAAGTGCTGGCATCGAATTTTCCGCTTCCGGAATCGATCCGGTTGGCGATCGCCTTGCCTAACTCCACGCCGAACTGGTCGAAGGGATTGATTCCCATCAACACCGCATTTGCAAAAGTACGATGCTCGTGGAACGCGATGAGAGCCCCGACCGTGGCCGGGTCCACATCGTCAACGAGGATGGTGGCACTGGGACGATCGCCAGGATAATCGCGCGCTGGCTCTTCCCCCTTCTGGCCCGCCATCAGCGCCGCACCCTGAGCGAAGCAATTCATCAGCAATATTCGATGGTGCGCGGGGTCGAGTACATCCCCGGGGGCGATGCTGGCGATGAAATCGACCGGCACCTCGATGGTACCCTGGTGAAGCAACTGGAATACCGCGTGCTGCGCGTCGGTGCCCACTCCCCCCCAGGTAATCGGCGCGGTGATACGCTGGACCGGGACCCCGTCAGTGGTCACGCGCTTGCCGTTGGATTCCATTTCGAGTTGCTGGAGATACGCCGGAAACAACGCGAGCCGTTCGTCATAAGCGAAGACTGCGCGGGTCTGGCAGTTCCGGACCGCCGCGTAATAGCGGTCCGCAAACGCGGCCCGCAGCGGCAGGTTCGCCCTCCCCTCCGTTTGCCGGAAGTGCTCGTCGATCGCGCGAGCCCCCGCGAGCACCGCGTCAAATTCCGACCACCCGACGGCAAGTGCAATCGGAAAGCCGATGCTGGACCAGAGGGAGTACCGTCCGCCGACTGTCTCGGGAAAGGGTAATACCCGCGTCTCGTCGATGCCCCAATCGACTGCTTTTTGCGGAGCGGCGGTGAGCGCCACCACCTTGCCATAAGGATCGGCGATCCCGCTGCGCTCCAGCCATTCGAGCGCGCTCCGGGCGTTCGTCATCGTCTCGATGGTTGTGAAGGTCTTTGAGGCCACCGCGATCAAGGTGGTCGCCGGATCGCATTTTGCAAAAGCCGCTTCGAGCGCGAGGCCGTCGATGTTGGAGACGACATGGACGTCGACCAGCGCGTCTTCCCGGGCCAGCGCATCGATGGCAAGCTTCGGGCCCAGCGCGGATCCGCCGATGCCGATGTGGATGAGATGGCGGACTTCGCCGAGCGCGCCGCGATGGATGGCATCCACCAGGATGTGCATCCGCTGGTGAAGCGCTTCCGCTTCCTCGACCGCCGCCTCGGACCCCGTTCCGCGCTGGGCAGCATGATCGGCCGCCCGGTCTTCGGTCACGTTGACGCGCTCTCCGGCAAACAACGCATCTCGCTTGCGGGTAAATTCGCTCGCCTCCGCGAGAGCTTCGAAGGCCGAAAGAAGCGCATCGTCGAGATGCGTCTTCGACCAGTCGAACAGTGCCCCGCCGCCTTCCCATTCGAGGCGTCCCGAGAACTTCTCGACCCGTGCTGGATCGGCATCGAACAGCGCGCCCAGGGTCTGCCGCGGGCATCCCTCGATTTTTTGCCACGCCGCTCCCGCTGCTTCACTCACGCATAAAATCCTTTCCCATGGGGCAGACACCCGACTAGGGACTGCCGCAATGTTTGCAAGCGCCCGCGGCCCGTTTCCAACCTACGTTGACCCGGCCCCCTCCAGCGGCGATTACCCGGTGACACCGTGAGCAGCACGCCCGCGTCACCTGGAGCTGGCGAAAACGAAGAGCCGAAGGAAACGCTCGGGTCCTTCACGTGGTTTGTCGTCAAGCTCGCGCTTGCGGTGTTCCTGTTCCGCGCCTTCGTCTTCTCCTTCTATTCGATCCCTAGCGAGTCGATGCTGCCTCGCTTGTGGAACGGCGACTACTTCATCGCGGCCAAGTGGCCGTATGGTTATTCGCGCTGGTCGCTTCCGTTCAATCTGCCGCTCATCCCCGGCCAGGTCCTGGGTGCCCTGCCGGAACGCGGCGACGTCGTGGTGTTCAAACATCCGGTCGATCACGTCGACTACATAAAACGGGTCATCGGCCTGCCCGGCGATACGGTCGAGGTCAAAGGTGGGCAGGTGATCCTCAACGGTGTTCCGGTGAAACGCGAACGCATCAGCGAATTCCTGTTGCCGACTTCCGCAAACACCGCCTGCGTGACCGGCGGACGCCCGGTACTCGCCGCTGGCGCCCATGCTTGCGATTACATGCGCTATCGCGAAACGCTTCCGGCCGGAATATCGTTCGACACGCTCGATTTCGGTCCGACCCCGCAGGACAATTTCGGCCCCTTTCTGGTACCGGACGGCAGTGTCTTCGTGATGGGCGACAACCGGGACAACTCCCTCGATAGCCGCTTCCCGGCAAGCGCGGGCGGCGGGGTCGGAGCGGTGCCGGCCGACTTACTGGTAGCGCGGGCAAGCGTCATCGTGTGGTCGACCGACGGATCGGCAGATTGGATCAAGCCGTGGACTTGGTTTTCTTCCGCGCGGTGGAGCCGGTTTGGACACGGCATATGAGTGAACTGGACGGAAAAACCCGGGAATGGCTGGCGCGAACCGGCTTCACGGTTCGCAACGAGGCGAGGTGGCGCGCCGCGCTGACCCATGGCAGCACCGGGGAAACAGAAAACTACGAGCGGCTGGAATGGCTTGGCGATCGCGTTCTAGGCCTTGCCATATCGCACTGGTTGTTCGAGCGCTCCGACGCCGCCGAAGGTCAGCTCGCCCAGCGGCTCAACGCCCTCGTGAGCCGCGATGCTTGTGCGTGCATTGCGCGCGACATCGGGGTGCCGGAGCACGCCCGCCTCGGCAAACAGGCCCGAGATGACGGGGCCCACGACAGCGACAATGTGCTGGGCGACGTCATGGAAGCTTTGCTGGGCGCAAACTTTCTCGACGCAGGGTTCGATCCCACGCGGGATCTGATCCGACTGCTCTGGCGCGAAGCGATGGAAGGTCGCCGAGGGCGCTCCAAGCACCCCAAGTCGGCCTTGCAGGAGTGGGCTGCCGGGAGTCGCCGCAAGCCTCCCGAATATTCGATCGTGGAACGGTCCGGCCCGGACCATGCCGCTCGGTTCACTGTCCGGGTCATGGTGCATAACGTGGGCGAGGTCGAGGCGACCGCAGCCAGCAAGCAACAGGCGGAAACCGCCGCTGCCAAGCTATTCATGGAGAAGTTCGGATGACCGAGGAAGCGGAAACACGCTGCGGCTTCGTCGCGGTCATCGGCGCCCCTAATGCGGGTAAGTCCACCCTGGTCAACGCGCTCGTCGGGCAAAAGGTGGCCATCGTTTCCGCCAAGGCGCAGACCACCCGCGCGCGCCTGCTGGGAATTGCGCTTGAGGGCCCCGCGCAGATGGTGTTGGTCGACACTCCCGGCATTTTCACCCCGAAGCGCAAGCTGGACCGGGCCATGGTGAGCGCTGCGTGGGAGGGTGCCGAAGCCGCCGATGCGATCCTTCTTGTTGTCGATCCCGTCAAGCAGCGGCGGCACGAGCTCGAGCCTCTCATCGAAGCGCTCGACAAGCGGCCGGAGCGCAAGATCCTTGTGCTCAACAAGGTCGACGTCGCGAAGAAAGAGCCACTGCTCGCGCTCGCCCAGGAATTTGGGGAGAAGGCAGACTTCGCCGAGATCTTCTTCGTGTCGGCGCTGACCGGGGATGGAATTCGCGAGTTGAAGACCTCGCTCGCCGGAATGATGCCGCAGGGGGAGTGGGTCTATCCCGAGGATCAGGTCTCGGACGCCAGCGAACGCCTGCTGGCCGCGGAAATCACCCGCGAGCAACTCTATCGCCAGCTTCATGAGGAACTGCCCTACGATAGCGCCGTGCGGCCCGAGAAATACGTGGAGCGCAAGGACGGCAGTGTCGAGATCCACCAGCAGATCGTGGTGGGGCGCGAAACGCAGCGCCCGATCGTTCTCGGAAAGGGCGGAAGCAAGATCAAGGCGATTGGTGAAGCCGCTCGCGCGGAACTGTCTGAACTGCTTGGGCGCAAGGTCCATCTTTTCCTCCACGTAAAAGTGGAGGAGAACTGGGCCGAAAACCGCGAAATTTACGAGGAAATAGGGCTCGACTTCGGGCGCTGACCAGTTCTGCCAAGTGCGCGTTCTGGTTTCGGCGGACTTGCGCTAGTGCGCAATCCAAGGCGCGCCCCGGTATTCAGGCGCCGCGTCCCTGCCCGGGAAACGGCGCCCCTGGTCACTAGCGCTTCTTGGCGATTTCGATGCCGTTCTTCTTGGCGAAATCCTTGGTGGATTCCTCGCTGCGGTTGATGGCCTTGGCTATTTCCTTGAGACCCTTGCCCTTGCCCGCCAGCGTCCGGAGCATGCCGGCTTCCTCGGCCTTCCACGGTTGCTTATGCCGCTCGAAGTGCTCCTTCGCCATCAGTCGGCCTCCGCTTTCGCGGCAGCCTTCTTCACGGTCGTCTTCTTGGCGGGCGTCTTCTTCGCTGCTGCCTTCTTCGGAGCGGCTTTCCTGGCGGGTGCCTTCCTGCCCTTCTTCTTTGGCGGCCCCTTGGCAGCGCGAGCGTCGATGAGTTCGATCGCCTGCGCTTCGGACAAGTCTTCCGGCCTCATGTCCCGGGGAAGAGTCGCGTTGGTCGTCCCGTCGGTGACATAAGGGCCATAGCGCCCGGCCATGACCTTCATCTCCCCGCCGCTGGTGGGATGCGCGGCGAAGGTCTTGATCGGCTCTGCCTTCGCCCCCCCCGCGCCGCCACGCTGGCCGGCTTGAGCGAGGATATCGACTGCCCGGTTCATCCCGACCTCGAACACTTCCCGCGTGTTCGAGAGCTTTCCATATTTCCCATCGTGCCGGAGGTAGGGTCCGTAACGTCCGATATTCGCTTCGATTTCGAGGCCGGTTTCCGGATGATTTCCGATGACTCGGGGGAGGCTCAGGAGCTTCAGGGCCCACTCGAGGTCGAAATCAGGCAAATCCTTGGGAATCGACGCGCGCTTCGCATCCTTCCCCTCGCCCAGTTGGACATAGGGACCGAACCGGCCGCTTTTGCGTTCGACTTCAAGGCCGGTCTCCGGGTCCTTGCCCATCGAAGCGTCCTCTCCACCCTCGGCTCCCCCGCCCGTGCTCGCGAACTGGCGGGTGTACTTGCACTCGGGATAGTTCGAGCAGGCGATGAACGCGCCGAACTTGCCGCCGCGCAGGGCGAGACGCCCACCGCTCCGTCCCTCGGCGACGCATACCTGGCATTCGCGCGGATCGTGGCCGTCGGCACGGGGAGGGAACAGGTAGTCGGAGAGGTATTCGTCGAGCACTTCGGTCACTTCCGAGGGCTTCTTCTCCATCACCTCGTCGGTCTTCGGTTTGAAGTCGATCCAGAATTGGCGAAGCAGCTTCTTCCACTCCTCGTTTCCGGCGGACACCTCGTCGAGTTCATCCTCCATCCCGGCAGTGAAGTCGTATGCGACATATCGTTCGAAGAAGCGCTCGAGGAAAGCGGTGAGCAGCCGGCCCGACTCCTCGGCAAAGAAGCGGTTCTTTTCCATCCGCACGTACTGGCGATCGCGAATGGTCTGAATGGTCGAGGCGTAGGTGGATGGACGTCCGATCCCGAGCTCTTCCAGTCGCTTGACAAGGCTCGCTTCGGAAAACCGCGGGGGCGGCTGGGTGAAGTGCTGGTTGGCCTCGACACCTGTCTTCGCAGGGGTGTCGCCGTCGCGCAGCAGCGGCAGCAGCCCCTCCTCGTCGTCCTCTCCCTTTTGGTCTCGTCCTTCCTCGTACACGGCCAGAAAGCCCGGGAACTTCACCACCTGACCGGTGGCCCGTAGCTCATGCCGCCCGGTTGGATCGCGCAGAGTGACGGTAGTGCGTTCGAGGCTGGCCGCCGCCATCTGGCTTGCCATCGCGCGCTTGAAAATGAGGTCATAGAGACGCGCCTCGTCGCCCTGGCCGGCACGGTCGCGAGTAAAATCGGTCGGCCGGATCGCCTCGTGCGCTTCCTGCGCGTTCTTGGCCTTGGTCTGGTAGATGCGCGGTTTTTCGGGAAGGTATTGGCCGGAGAAGCGGTCGCTGATGGCCTTGCGCGCGGCACTGATGGCGCTGCCGTCCATCTGGACTCCGTCGGTCCGCATGTAGGTGATGGCGCCGGCTTCGTAGAGGTTCTGGGCCAACCGCATCGTATGGCTCGCCGAATAGCCGAGCTTGCGCGCGGCTTCCTGCTGGAGCGTCGAAGTGGTGAACGGGGGCGCAGGGTTGCGCTTGAGCGGCCTGGTATCCACTCCCTCAACCGTAAAGCGCGCATCCTCGACCGCCTTCTTCGCGGCCACCGCGGTCCCCTCGTCTCCAATGGAAAGGCGCTCGAGCTTATTGCCTTCATAAGTGACCAGCCGCGCCTCGAAAGCGGTGCCGTCGTGCAGCAGGTGCGCGACGACCGACCAGTATTCCTGCGCGACGAATGCCTCTATTTCCCGCTCGCGCTCGACGATCAGCCGCAGCGCTACCGATTGCACCCGGCCCGCGCTCTTGGCGCCCGGCAACCGCCGCCAAAGCACTGGCGAGAGGGTGAAACCATATAGATAGTCGAGCGCGCGGCGGGCCAGGTAAGCGTCGATCAGGTCCTGGTCCAGCTCGCGCGGCCTCGCCATCGCATCTGTCACCGCGGTCTTGGTGATCGCATTGAACGTGACCCGCTCCACGTCCTTGGGCAGGGCCTTTTTCTTCGCAAGCAGGTCCCGCACGTGCCAGGAGATCGCCTCCCCTTCCCGGTCGGGGTCGGTCGCAAGGATCAGACGATCGGCCTTTTTCGCGAGGTCCGCGATGTCCTTCACCCGCCCCGTCTTGTCGCGATAGACTTCCCAGTCCATCGCGAAGTCCTCGTCCGGACGGACGCTGCCGTCCTTCGGCGGCAGGTCCCGCACGTGGCCATATGAGGCGAGGACCTTGTAGTCCTTGCCGAGGTATTTCTCGATGGTTTTCGCCTTGGCCGGCGATTCTACGATGACGAGTTGCATGAAAGTGGTGTGTGTCCCTACGCGTATACGTACGCGCGAGGGTGGTGCCTGGTCCCTCCGTGCGTCAAGCGGGCATGCGACGCAGGCGAACCATGACCAGCGCGAACATCGCCGCCAGCAGAAGATCGATGCTGCCAAATGCCGCGGTGATCGCA
It encodes the following:
- the era gene encoding GTPase Era yields the protein MTEEAETRCGFVAVIGAPNAGKSTLVNALVGQKVAIVSAKAQTTRARLLGIALEGPAQMVLVDTPGIFTPKRKLDRAMVSAAWEGAEAADAILLVVDPVKQRRHELEPLIEALDKRPERKILVLNKVDVAKKEPLLALAQEFGEKADFAEIFFVSALTGDGIRELKTSLAGMMPQGEWVYPEDQVSDASERLLAAEITREQLYRQLHEELPYDSAVRPEKYVERKDGSVEIHQQIVVGRETQRPIVLGKGGSKIKAIGEAARAELSELLGRKVHLFLHVKVEENWAENREIYEEIGLDFGR
- the topA gene encoding type I DNA topoisomerase — encoded protein: MQLVIVESPAKAKTIEKYLGKDYKVLASYGHVRDLPPKDGSVRPDEDFAMDWEVYRDKTGRVKDIADLAKKADRLILATDPDREGEAISWHVRDLLAKKKALPKDVERVTFNAITKTAVTDAMARPRELDQDLIDAYLARRALDYLYGFTLSPVLWRRLPGAKSAGRVQSVALRLIVEREREIEAFVAQEYWSVVAHLLHDGTAFEARLVTYEGNKLERLSIGDEGTAVAAKKAVEDARFTVEGVDTRPLKRNPAPPFTTSTLQQEAARKLGYSASHTMRLAQNLYEAGAITYMRTDGVQMDGSAISAARKAISDRFSGQYLPEKPRIYQTKAKNAQEAHEAIRPTDFTRDRAGQGDEARLYDLIFKRAMASQMAAASLERTTVTLRDPTGRHELRATGQVVKFPGFLAVYEEGRDQKGEDDEEGLLPLLRDGDTPAKTGVEANQHFTQPPPRFSEASLVKRLEELGIGRPSTYASTIQTIRDRQYVRMEKNRFFAEESGRLLTAFLERFFERYVAYDFTAGMEDELDEVSAGNEEWKKLLRQFWIDFKPKTDEVMEKKPSEVTEVLDEYLSDYLFPPRADGHDPRECQVCVAEGRSGGRLALRGGKFGAFIACSNYPECKYTRQFASTGGGAEGGEDASMGKDPETGLEVERKSGRFGPYVQLGEGKDAKRASIPKDLPDFDLEWALKLLSLPRVIGNHPETGLEIEANIGRYGPYLRHDGKYGKLSNTREVFEVGMNRAVDILAQAGQRGGAGGAKAEPIKTFAAHPTSGGEMKVMAGRYGPYVTDGTTNATLPRDMRPEDLSEAQAIELIDARAAKGPPKKKGRKAPARKAAPKKAAAKKTPAKKTTVKKAAAKAEAD